The Methanococcus maripaludis genome has a window encoding:
- a CDS encoding DUF6544 family protein, whose amino-acid sequence MQLLLKILILVAFVIILSLAAFEKNSIKNTENIWNKLDKKALENIYFDENRLNENISPLAKKFINNSIKNGTKIPKTAILDIEGKMRTKIDENAPWNDISSNEILSKDGFVWKAELKSGPLVLKGADYYFENNSEINFALYGLIPVVKESNTDITKSARGRLAIELIVWNPWEIMNNKNTEFKDVDSETFSVSFEIDGETITVYLKIDDEGNLKEVYMNRWNKLENGSYGYIPFGGTISNQLEQNGLKIAKTLNVGWNYGSREYVQTFYFNLTAAEFY is encoded by the coding sequence ATGCAACTACTATTAAAAATACTGATTTTGGTGGCATTTGTAATTATTTTATCATTAGCGGCATTTGAAAAAAATTCGATAAAAAATACTGAAAATATATGGAATAAACTCGATAAAAAAGCGCTTGAAAATATTTATTTTGATGAAAACCGTTTGAATGAAAATATATCCCCTCTTGCAAAAAAATTCATCAATAATTCGATAAAAAACGGAACTAAAATTCCAAAAACTGCCATTTTAGATATTGAAGGTAAAATGAGAACTAAAATAGATGAAAATGCCCCCTGGAATGACATATCTTCTAATGAAATACTTTCAAAGGACGGTTTTGTATGGAAAGCAGAATTAAAAAGTGGCCCCTTGGTTTTAAAAGGTGCTGATTATTATTTTGAAAATAATTCTGAAATAAATTTTGCACTTTATGGATTAATCCCTGTTGTAAAAGAATCTAACACTGATATAACCAAATCTGCACGTGGAAGGCTAGCAATAGAGCTAATTGTTTGGAATCCATGGGAAATAATGAATAATAAAAATACTGAATTTAAAGACGTTGATTCTGAAACTTTTTCAGTATCTTTTGAAATTGATGGTGAAACAATAACAGTTTATCTAAAAATTGACGATGAAGGTAATTTAAAAGAAGTTTATATGAATAGGTGGAATAAATTAGAAAATGGTTCATATGGATATATTCCATTTGGTGGAACAATTTCAAATCAGTTAGAACAGAACGGTTTAAAAATTGCTAAAACACTAAATGTTGGATGGAACTACGGAAGTAGGGAATATGTTCAAACTTTTTATTTTAACTTAACCGCTGCTGAATTTTATTGA
- a CDS encoding pyridoxamine 5'-phosphate oxidase family protein, which yields MIFKIPTMGKEEYDSLVKDSYVSRIAFLGDKYPYIAPFLYVFDGKYMYFLSTKYGRKVELLKNSPYVSVEIENFSKDMSYYRFITLQGKIVHEEDFEKKTEVKKKFLEMISSKNLSNSVLEALGQNSDDPIDSLLTSNNTHIWKLTEVEDIVALKNEK from the coding sequence ATGATTTTTAAAATACCTACTATGGGTAAAGAAGAATACGATTCACTTGTAAAAGACAGTTACGTGTCAAGAATTGCATTTTTAGGGGATAAATATCCATATATTGCACCATTTCTATACGTTTTTGATGGAAAATATATGTATTTTCTTTCAACGAAATATGGTCGTAAAGTCGAGCTTCTAAAAAATAGCCCTTATGTATCTGTTGAAATTGAAAATTTTTCCAAAGACATGTCTTATTATAGATTTATAACACTTCAGGGAAAAATTGTTCATGAAGAAGATTTTGAAAAAAAGACCGAAGTAAAAAAGAAATTTTTAGAAATGATAAGTTCAAAAAATCTATCAAATTCGGTTCTTGAAGCACTGGGTCAGAATTCAGACGACCCTATTGACTCTTTACTTACGTCAAATAACACACATATTTGGAAATTAACTGAAGTTGAAGATATTGTTGCACTTAAAAATGAAAAATAA
- a CDS encoding cation:proton antiporter — protein sequence MFIEVSLVIFVAFLISLVMRMLKQPLIIGYILTGILVSPYFLNIVRFEESISTLGHYGVTILLFMVGISLNPGYFKEIGKISVITGLGQIVFTFSIGFLISIFLGYSYIESMYISIALTFSSTIIIMKLISDKGDIDKLYGKISIGFLIVQDIVAMAILILISAFNVQSGAGELLFLIISKIVLILTAIYIFTKYALSNFISYASKNQEFLFLFSLMWCFTLASVFHLLGFSSEIGALIAGIVLAMFPERYEIASKVRPLRDFFLILFFVVLGVQMTFETSVSFLIPAIILSIFVLFGNPIIVMILMGAFGYTKKTGFLAGLTVAQISEFSLIIASLGLRNGHLSQGIVSMITLIGIITIAGSSYFITYSEKIYSLLSNYLSIFEKKTKIFEKDFKNKNTGEIILFGADRTGKNILNVIENSKERFLIVDYNPKIIKDLSKRGYNSIYGDASNLELLTELNFKESKMLISTISDIETDILLIKTILKSNQNAIIIVIAHKIEDAIKLYEEGASYVIMPHFLGSIHASLMIQKYGLNIEEFLKEKSNHMESLKKSQELFRHTK from the coding sequence GTGTTCATTGAGGTTAGTTTGGTAATATTTGTTGCTTTTTTAATATCATTAGTCATGAGGATGCTAAAACAACCCTTAATTATTGGGTACATACTAACAGGAATATTGGTAAGCCCTTATTTTTTGAATATTGTACGATTTGAAGAATCAATATCTACATTGGGCCACTATGGAGTAACTATTTTATTATTTATGGTAGGAATTAGTTTAAATCCTGGATATTTCAAAGAAATTGGTAAAATTTCCGTAATAACGGGACTTGGACAAATAGTATTTACTTTTTCAATCGGATTTTTAATATCTATTTTTTTAGGATATTCTTATATCGAATCAATGTACATTTCAATTGCATTAACATTCAGTAGTACAATAATTATCATGAAATTAATTTCAGATAAGGGAGATATCGATAAATTATACGGTAAAATTTCTATCGGATTTTTAATCGTTCAAGATATTGTTGCAATGGCAATATTGATACTAATCTCTGCATTTAACGTACAATCCGGTGCTGGAGAACTATTATTTCTAATCATATCAAAAATAGTTTTAATTTTAACCGCAATTTATATTTTTACGAAGTATGCTCTTTCAAATTTTATATCATATGCATCCAAAAATCAAGAATTTTTGTTTTTATTTTCCCTAATGTGGTGTTTTACATTAGCTTCCGTATTTCATCTTTTAGGGTTTTCAAGTGAAATCGGAGCTTTGATTGCAGGTATTGTGCTTGCCATGTTTCCAGAACGTTATGAAATAGCTTCAAAAGTGAGGCCCTTGAGAGATTTCTTTTTGATTTTATTTTTTGTAGTTTTAGGGGTCCAAATGACCTTTGAAACGTCAGTATCGTTCCTAATTCCTGCGATAATCCTTTCAATTTTTGTTTTGTTTGGAAACCCAATAATTGTCATGATACTTATGGGAGCTTTTGGATATACGAAAAAAACGGGATTTCTTGCAGGACTTACTGTAGCGCAGATTAGTGAATTTTCATTGATAATTGCGTCACTAGGGCTTAGGAATGGCCATCTTTCACAGGGAATAGTTTCAATGATTACACTTATTGGCATAATCACGATTGCAGGATCCAGCTACTTTATAACATATTCTGAAAAGATATACTCTTTACTTTCAAATTACCTTTCAATATTTGAAAAGAAGACTAAAATATTTGAAAAAGACTTTAAAAATAAAAATACTGGAGAAATAATTCTGTTTGGTGCAGACAGAACTGGTAAAAATATATTAAATGTTATTGAAAATTCAAAAGAAAGATTCTTAATTGTTGATTATAATCCAAAAATCATCAAAGATTTGTCTAAAAGAGGATATAATTCGATATATGGCGATGCATCAAATCTTGAATTGTTGACTGAATTGAATTTTAAAGAATCTAAAATGTTAATTTCTACAATTTCAGATATCGAAACAGACATTCTTTTGATAAAAACAATATTAAAATCAAACCAAAATGCGATTATTATCGTAATTGCGCATAAAATCGAAGATGCGATTAAATTATATGAAGAAGGTGCTAGTTACGTTATAATGCCCCATTTTTTAGGAAGTATTCATGCATCTTTAATGATTCAAAAATACGGGCTAAATATCGAAGAATTTTTAAAAGAAAAAAGTAATCATATGGAATCTTTGAAAAAATCTCAAGAATTATTTAGGCATACAAAATAA
- a CDS encoding MATE family efflux transporter — MKNDDLSTDNINKLIAKYAIPSIIGFVVLGIYIIVDGIFLGNFVGPEAIAAVTVAIPYCFVMTGFAIMFGIGASAHISMKLGAKKKEEAEKILKTVVYMIVIGGIILTVLGLTLIKPLLVQFGITGNLLEYSYTYLQVSYLACVFIMIRVGLDPVIRNDGFPKKAMFTVVLGAILNIVFDAIFIVFFGWGVFGAALASITGETFGALVYLHHFLGGKSNLKLDLSSKFEDLKSELEIVKNIIAVGISPFILELSASVVMVLHTIQFLKYGSPLEVSAYGIVSYLFALVMLVYMGLCNGVQPLISYNYGAKEYSRVKEILKKTGILTAIIGLVSFVTLSVFPKIPIMLFNKTDLTLISSTVFGLKYFAYGLSVFGLGFLIITYFQSTGKSKISNFLSLSRTAIFLVPLLVILPMYFGITGIWVSQPLAEVLTLLCGLIFIKSDFKKEIL; from the coding sequence ATGAAAAACGATGATTTATCAACGGATAATATCAACAAATTAATTGCAAAATATGCAATACCCTCAATAATCGGATTTGTAGTTCTTGGAATATATATAATCGTTGATGGAATATTTCTTGGAAATTTTGTCGGGCCAGAAGCAATTGCAGCAGTAACTGTCGCAATTCCGTACTGTTTTGTAATGACGGGTTTTGCAATAATGTTTGGAATCGGAGCTTCAGCACATATTTCAATGAAACTTGGTGCCAAAAAGAAAGAAGAAGCAGAAAAAATTCTAAAAACAGTAGTTTACATGATTGTAATTGGCGGAATTATTCTCACAGTTCTTGGTTTGACGTTAATAAAACCATTGCTGGTTCAATTTGGAATTACCGGGAATTTACTTGAATATTCCTACACGTATCTTCAAGTGTCATACCTTGCATGTGTCTTTATAATGATCAGGGTGGGTTTAGATCCAGTTATTAGAAATGACGGTTTTCCAAAAAAAGCAATGTTTACCGTAGTTTTGGGTGCAATACTCAATATTGTATTTGATGCGATTTTCATTGTCTTCTTTGGTTGGGGCGTGTTTGGGGCTGCACTCGCATCTATAACTGGGGAAACTTTTGGAGCTTTAGTATATTTGCATCACTTTTTAGGTGGAAAATCGAATTTAAAACTTGATTTATCATCCAAATTCGAAGATTTAAAATCAGAACTGGAAATAGTTAAAAACATAATTGCTGTTGGAATTTCACCATTCATTCTTGAATTATCGGCTTCAGTAGTTATGGTGCTTCACACAATCCAGTTTTTAAAATATGGAAGTCCTCTTGAAGTTTCAGCATATGGAATTGTAAGCTACCTCTTTGCATTAGTAATGCTCGTTTACATGGGACTTTGTAATGGGGTTCAGCCACTAATAAGCTATAATTATGGGGCAAAAGAATATTCACGTGTAAAAGAGATTTTAAAAAAAACAGGAATTCTTACAGCAATTATTGGACTTGTTTCATTTGTTACATTATCAGTATTTCCAAAAATCCCGATAATGTTATTCAATAAAACTGATTTAACGTTAATTTCATCTACCGTATTTGGTCTCAAATATTTTGCATACGGACTTTCCGTATTTGGACTTGGATTTTTAATAATTACTTACTTTCAATCGACTGGAAAAAGTAAGATTTCAAACTTCCTTTCATTAAGCAGGACTGCTATATTTTTAGTTCCATTGTTGGTAATTTTACCGATGTATTTTGGAATTACGGGAATATGGGTTTCACAGCCACTAGCAGAAGTTTTAACATTATTATGTGGGTTAATCTTCATTAAATCGGATTTCAAAAAAGAAATTTTATAA
- a CDS encoding NosD domain-containing protein, protein MKKVLILALIALCLVVPSSASRIEYNMTISEPGTYTLSEDMLIPGYQHGILIKSSNVVLDGQNHQLMGNNSEMYPYGIEVYTIGENKVENVTIKNLTIKDCYEAVFIVDARNVTVINCEFENNTYFLESLAPEIYFYLNKIHEGQSAKFYSAPLASPKLSYNYNGSEYTYRLGNYYEGYVGTEKENEGVYKGLYGVLDGESVSAYEIYPLIETPENYEVLEIIYPEIERVSPSSEGIILDIFALKSSSKNYIITDEVPSEDDDSSSGSSGSSGGSSYARDLSGGITSTVIKHVISNSNVVYGSEIDEGFAEQLRENLQNGNNYELSEDTIIVGGPNANGLANSYNGEFEVPISNNYPGENRGIIQVQNIEVHVGNFIKTYQVIYIAGSDRFGTQAALEYFKTLDELPEGPITVEWTAKGPVLVE, encoded by the coding sequence ATGAAAAAAGTATTGATTTTAGCTTTGATTGCGTTATGTTTGGTCGTTCCGTCCAGTGCAAGTAGAATTGAATATAACATGACAATAAGTGAACCTGGAACATATACTCTTTCAGAAGATATGCTTATACCAGGATATCAACACGGAATACTTATTAAATCAAGTAACGTGGTTTTAGATGGTCAAAATCACCAGTTAATGGGCAATAATTCAGAAATGTACCCTTATGGTATCGAGGTTTATACAATTGGTGAAAATAAGGTGGAAAACGTTACCATCAAAAATTTAACAATTAAAGACTGTTACGAAGCAGTGTTTATCGTAGATGCTAGAAACGTTACAGTAATAAACTGTGAATTTGAAAATAACACTTACTTTTTAGAGTCACTGGCGCCTGAAATATACTTTTATTTAAATAAAATACATGAAGGGCAGTCTGCTAAATTTTACAGTGCGCCCCTAGCTTCACCAAAATTATCATATAATTATAATGGAAGTGAATATACTTACAGGCTTGGAAACTACTATGAAGGATATGTTGGAACTGAAAAAGAGAATGAAGGTGTTTATAAGGGGCTTTATGGAGTACTTGACGGCGAATCGGTTAGTGCATATGAAATTTACCCATTAATTGAAACACCGGAAAATTACGAAGTTCTTGAAATAATTTATCCTGAAATAGAGCGAGTAAGTCCATCGAGCGAAGGAATAATTTTAGATATATTTGCTTTAAAAAGCAGTTCTAAAAACTACATAATTACTGATGAAGTTCCAAGTGAAGATGACGATTCTTCATCCGGTTCATCAGGAAGCAGCGGTGGAAGTTCATATGCACGCGATCTTTCGGGTGGAATTACCTCAACAGTAATTAAACACGTGATCTCAAATTCAAACGTTGTTTACGGAAGCGAAATTGACGAAGGATTTGCAGAGCAGTTAAGAGAAAACTTACAAAATGGAAACAATTATGAACTTTCGGAAGATACAATAATTGTTGGTGGACCAAATGCAAACGGTCTTGCAAATTCATACAATGGTGAATTTGAAGTACCTATTTCAAACAACTACCCTGGAGAAAATAGGGGTATAATTCAGGTTCAAAATATTGAGGTTCATGTTGGAAACTTCATCAAAACCTATCAAGTAATCTATATTGCAGGTTCTGACAGATTCGGAACACAAGCTGCACTTGAATACTTTAAAACTTTAGATGAATTACCAGAAGGGCCGATAACTGTAGAATGGACTGCGAAAGGGCCAGTTTTAGTTGAATAA
- a CDS encoding NosD domain-containing protein, producing the protein MPIGDPDPIDYNHITSSNYASTRVISNPGTYYLMEDITNAERIEIKSDNVILDGQGHILNTNINSYGIYSSNHANITIKNVKINSKHEGIVFNGINSANVENNTINTTYLCSLWGSGYNLTVINNSMSSGFGGNYGLEQLTTYTVSGNTINGKTIYFYKNTENIGEIPSDAAQIIISNCTNGQIKNLLLDENAVVIYIGDSSEITVENCTIKPNIYQDYQLYLINSENCNITGNIFNISENTDLRVMNIINANNLKINRNTIEGMFYGFNLNSVTNSCIFENNITVGKRGLYFWRNSANNTISGNTITSNQLNGIDIIYSNNNTISGNTITSNQSSGIEIYASDANIISGNAIDAGNTGVYVYVEPMDDPDSKDNLISGNTINAGNYGVSVKFSNNNTISGNTINATESGIYQKYADNSTISGNTINDCEDGLNLDHTPNIMISNCTFSGNNFGIDANSVYGGTVTGCTFESSTYGISLDKNVENTTITYNEFFENLYGLKITGTNNWIYLNNFENNSEAHVYSDSLTGNYFHSPFVNYKYDGKVYTGRLGNYYDGEELGTSVAGIFEKPYWIIELKV; encoded by the coding sequence CAAGGCCATATTTTAAATACCAATATTAATAGTTACGGAATATATTCAAGTAATCATGCAAATATCACGATTAAAAATGTTAAAATAAATTCTAAACATGAGGGTATTGTTTTTAACGGAATTAATTCCGCAAATGTTGAAAACAATACGATAAACACAACATATCTATGTTCCCTATGGGGGTCGGGATACAACTTAACTGTTATAAATAATTCGATGTCTTCGGGATTTGGTGGAAATTACGGTTTAGAACAGTTAACTACCTACACAGTATCGGGAAATACAATAAATGGAAAAACAATTTATTTCTATAAAAATACGGAAAATATTGGCGAAATTCCAAGTGATGCAGCACAGATTATTATATCAAACTGTACAAATGGTCAAATTAAAAACTTGCTCCTTGATGAAAACGCCGTTGTAATTTATATTGGCGATTCAAGCGAAATTACGGTTGAAAACTGTACAATAAAGCCAAATATCTATCAAGATTATCAGCTATATCTAATCAACTCTGAAAACTGTAATATCACAGGAAATATCTTTAATATATCCGAAAATACTGATTTACGGGTTATGAACATAATCAATGCCAATAATCTTAAAATAAATAGAAATACTATTGAAGGAATGTTTTATGGATTTAATTTAAACTCAGTTACGAATTCATGTATTTTTGAAAATAATATAACTGTCGGTAAACGTGGACTTTATTTTTGGAGAAATTCGGCCAATAACACAATTTCAGGAAATACTATAACTTCAAATCAATTAAACGGAATTGATATTATTTATTCTAATAATAACACAATTTCAGGAAATACTATAACTTCAAATCAATCAAGCGGAATTGAAATTTATGCTTCCGATGCCAACATAATTTCAGGAAATGCCATTGATGCTGGCAATACTGGAGTTTATGTTTATGTGGAACCAATGGATGACCCTGATTCAAAAGATAATCTAATTTCAGGAAATACCATCAATGCCGGGAATTACGGGGTCTCTGTTAAATTTTCAAATAACAACACAATTTCAGGAAATACCATCAATGCAACGGAAAGCGGAATATACCAAAAGTATGCGGATAATAGCACAATTTCAGGAAATACCATCAATGACTGTGAAGATGGATTAAATTTAGATCATACTCCAAATATTATGATTTCAAACTGTACGTTTTCAGGAAACAATTTTGGAATTGATGCAAATTCCGTATATGGGGGAACTGTTACGGGATGTACTTTCGAATCCAGCACTTACGGAATTTCCCTTGATAAAAATGTCGAAAACACTACAATAACATACAACGAATTCTTTGAAAATTTGTATGGCCTTAAGATTACTGGTACAAACAACTGGATTTACCTGAATAATTTTGAAAATAACTCAGAAGCACATGTTTATTCTGATTCATTGACTGGAAACTACTTCCACTCACCATTTGTAAATTACAAATACGATGGGAAGGTTTACACTGGAAGACTTGGAAACTATTACGATGGAGAAGAATTAGGAACTTCAGTTGCAGGAATATTTGAAAAACCATACTGGATCATTGAACTGAAAGTGTAA